The following is a genomic window from Flavobacterium crassostreae.
TTATGGAAAAAAAGTACAAGCGATTATCCTTAGAAGAACGTATTATAATTGAGACATTACTTAAGGAAAATAGGACCGAAAACTACATTGGAAAGCAATTAAATCGAAATCGATCTACCATAACCCGAGAAGTAAATCTTTGGGTAAGAAACCCAACCGATATTTACAAGGCTGATTTAGCACATTGGTATGCTTTAGAAACCAATAAAAACAAAAGAACTCAAGACAAAATAAATTCATATGCTAAACTTAAGATATTCGTTTACAGAAGCTTATTAAAAGGAACGAGCCCTGAATTAATGGCTGGCCAAATCAAGTTATTATATCCAAATGACCCTATCATGTCTATTTCTTATGAATCTATATATAAGCATATTTATAGGTCTAGGCAGTCTACTTTAGGCAAAAAACTAATCAAACTTCTCCCCTATCATCATCACAAAAGACGAGACAAAAGAAAATTTGGTAAAAAAAGAACACGGATCAAAGACCAAGTCAGTATTGACCTAAGACCTATTGAAATTGAAAAACGTCTGGAAGCAGGGCACTTAGAAGGTGATTTGATGATTGGTGTCGGACACAAAAGTGCCATTGGAACCATCGTAGATAGAAAAACTAGATATGTTATTATTGTACCAATCAGCAACAGAAAATCAAAAACAGTAACTCATGAATTTGCAAAGCTGTTAAATAAACATCCTCAATACCTCAGAAAAACAATGACTTACGATAACGGAATGGAAATGGCTAATCATAAATGGCTCTCTGAAAAGACTGGAATGGATATTTATTTTGCACATCCTTACTCCTCATGGGAAAGAGGCACAAATAAAAATACTAATGGACTAATTAGAAGGTTTTTACCCAAAGGAACCGACTTTAACACAATAACTACTGAAGAGCTGAAACGAATAGAAAACAACCTAAATAACAGACCTAGAAAGGTTTTAGGTTTCAAAACACCTAATGAAATGAGGAACCAAGAAATTAATAAAATCAGTAACACACAGGCTTAATTTTGGAAATAACTTTTGGCTCCTTAAAAAGCCAAAAAAGTTATTCTAAAATTAAGCACATTATCTAAGAAAAATACTAAATTTGATTTATTAAAAATAACTAACGATGTTGCGCTAGACCCTTGAATCCGCCCAGAAATCCGAATAAAAATTGATTACAAAATGAATATTGAAAGAAAAGAATTAATCGAACTTTGTGATAAATTTCTAAATAGGGAAATTACGAAATCCGAATTGGAATTCTACGCTTTTAATGCGATTATGTCTGACGAATTCGATTGGGACGATGACGATAATGTAATTTCTGAAACAATATTTGATTGGGATAACGAAATAATTAATTTTCCAATAAACGAAGTTAATATGAAACTTTGGAAAAAGCGATTAGAAACTAATGTTGACGAATTATTAGAACATAATAATTGGAATGTTCACATAGAAAAGCAGAAAGATATTTGTGAAAAGTACAAATCGAAATGGAAACCAATTAGCCGAAACTTGAAAGTTGGAATATCTGAAAACTTAAATCTTGAAAAACTGAACGGATTAAGACATAAAACAGAAAAAGGAAAAGTTTGTTGGTATATTTGGAGCGGAGATTATTCCGAAAACGACGATTTTTTTAAACCAATTTGTGCTGAACATTTACTGCAAAGAAATCCAAAAATAATAAAATATTTAGGATTAGATGATGGATTTAGATTCTTAATAACAGAAAGTGGATATGAAGATGTTTGGTTTGACGAAAATTTATTAAAATCATAAAAAAAGAAAAAGCGAACGCACAACAACCGTTTGGCAAGATTGCGAATTTTGTGGTAAATTCACGTTTACGTTTCGCAAGAAATTTTATCTTTAACAGAAAATAATCGGTTACGAAGTTCGCAACCTCGCCAAGCGGCAAAACGTTAGCAGAAATACGCTAAAAAATGAGGAAATTTAGAATAAATTATATAACTCAAATTTGTTTTTATTACTTTTATAAAAAATAGAAAAATGAATTTAATTGAAAGTCATATAAAAGACATTTTAAACTTATGTAAATCACATAAAGTAAAATCATTGTATGCTTTTGGTTCAGTTTTAACTGATAAATTTAATTCTGAAAGCGACGTTGATTTAATCGTTGATTTCCAACAATTAGATGTTCTCGATTATGGAGATAATTATTATGATTTAAAATTTTCTTTAGAGAATATTTTTAAACGAAGTGTTGATTTACTTGAAGAAAAAGCAATTAAAAATCCTTTTTTTAGAAAAACTATAAATCAAAAAAAACAGTTGATTTATGGACAATAATATTAAAACTTGGCTTTATGATATTTTGAGCTCAATCAATGAAATAGAAAGTTATTATATTGATACTCCTAAAATATTTGAGGGTTATCAAAACGATTTAAGAACAAAAAGAGCGGTTGAAAGAAATATCGAAATAATTGGAGAAGCTATGAATCGAATTCTGAAACTTGATAGCGAAATTGTAATCTCGAACTCAAGAAAAATTGTCGATGTAAGAAATAGAATTATTCACGGTTATGATTCAGTTTCTGACGATGTAATTTGGGGAATAGTGATTAGAAATTTACCTGTTTTACAAAAAGAGGTAGAAGAATTACTGGGTGAATAATAGTACTTCTGCTAACAGCCATTTTGATATAGCTGGAATTTAGTGGAATTACCGTTTCGAATCAAGTTTTCGTTAAGCAGAAAATTTAGCGTTTATGAACTTCCAGCCATCTCAAACTGGCGACACGTTAGCAGTAATACGCCAAAAAATGGAGAAAAACACATTAATTAAATTAAAAACTTTTCACGGAACTTTAAAACCGACAAATAAAGTAAAAATTGGGGAAAATTATTGGAGATTAATTGGTGAAAAAGGCATAGTAGTTGAAATTGCTGATTTCAATCCGGAGAAAATTTTGGTAATATTTGAAAAAAATCTTGATGATTTTGATTTAGTAAACCATAATCCAATTAAGAATTCTTTATATATCGATAAAAAAGATCTGGACTTATATTAATTTGCTAGCAGTAATGCGTTCGTAGAATCAGAAATTTAACGATCAAAATGAAAGAAATTGAGAAAATATCTAACGAAAAAGGAAATTGGTTTATTGTAGAAATTATTGAAAAACGTGAACCTGTTGAACGTAAAAAAGATAATGATTTACGCCGAGTTGTCACTTGGGGAAATTTTCATTTAATAAAAGCTGAAAATCCAAAGCTAGCCTATGAAAAAGCGGTTAAAATTGGAAAAGATGCAGAAATTAAATTTACTAACTCCGACAATATTGAAATGGAATATACTTTTGTTGGAATTGCAGATTTAATTCCAATCTATGACGATAATATTGAAGATGGATGCGAAATAATGTGGACAGATTATGGATCGATAAGTAATCAAAAAGCTGAAAAATTCGCACGTACTGAAAAAGAAATTTTAGCAAATATTAAACTGAAAAACAAATAAGTACTACTGCTAACAGCCATTTAGCAATATTGCGATTTTTGTGGTAAATTCACATTTACGTTTCGCAAAAAGTTTTATCTTTAACGGAAAATAAACGGTCACGAAGTTCCCAACATCGCTAAGTGGCAAAACGTTACAGGGCATAGCTCCGAATGTCGAGTCCTAAAATAGGTTGACTAAAACTTAAACACCTTTAGCAACCAATGGAAACACCCGAAAATCAGCCCGTCCGAAGAAGAAACGGAAAACAAGTAAGTTTTGAATACAAACTTTCTGTAATTCAACAAATCAATAATGGACAAATTTCTTTAAATTACGCTTCTAAAAAATACGCTATTTCAAAAAGCACAATCGAATACTGGATGAAGAAACTAACCAATTACGAGCAAACCAATAAATCTATAAGTAAAGACGATGAAATTCGTTTGCTAAAAAATAAAATAGAAGATTTAGAGGGAATTAAAGCATTTCAACAAGAGGTAATCATTGAATTTGAGTCTGTTACTGGGGAGGAACTTTCAAAAAAGTACTTGCCCGATTGGTTAGCAAACGAAATTCAGAAAAAGAAGAAAAAGCTTTTAAAATAAAATGGATTTACGAATCAATCGGGATTAGTAAACAAGCTTATTATCAAAGAATTGAATCCTATAAAATCAAAGAAATACGCAATAACATTGTGATTGATTTGGTCTTGGAAATACGCGAAAGAATGCCAGGAACAGGAACAAGAAAACTCTTAGATCATTTAAAAGAAAAGTTTGTTCAACATAACATAAAAATGGGCAGAGATGCGCTGTTTGATTTGCTCAGAGTTAGAGGTTTATTCATAAAGAGAACCAAACGTTTTCACATCACAACGGACTCTAAACACTATTTTTACAAGTCTCCTAACCTACTCTATAACTTAGCAATAACACACGCTGAACAAGTTTTTGTTGCAGATATAACTTATGTAAAAACCGATGCAGGACACGCTTATTTAGCCTTGGTAACAGATGCCTATTCTCGAAAAATAATGGGTTGGTCATTAGAGAACAATATGCGGGTAGAAATGGTTAAAAACGCACTTAATATGGCTTATAAAAATTGTATTTTTAACCATAAAAACATAATTCATCATAGCGATAGAGGCATACAATATTGCTGTCCAGACCATAGTGAATTTGCTGAAAACAAGGGGTTTATATTAAGTACAACGCAAAAATATGACCCTTACGAAAATGCAATTGCAGAGCGTATTAACGGAATTTTAAAATATGAATTTGGACTAAAAAAAACAATTAAATCCATTCAAATAGCAAAAGCAATGACCAAAGAAGCTGTAGAAATTTACAATAACGAAAGAACTCATTGGAGTTTAGACTTAAAAACACCACAATCTGTTCATTTACAATACAATAAACAGAAAAATAAATCTTATAAAAAGACAAAAAAAATTGCTATTTAAACACCGATTTACTACTATTGTAATGCTATGTGAGGATGGAAACGAGCAATACTGAGGAGCAACTCGAAGAGTGCTAAAATCATAGTCAAAGAAAATGAAGATGGCATTTTCAAAATGCCACTTCTTTAATCTTCATTTTTTTTGAAGAAAAAACTAAAAAAACCTAAACCAAAATTGGCAAACGGATTTGGTCATTTTTAACCTAATTTTTAACAAAAAAAAAGGTCAACATAGGCTAGGACAAGACGGGTTATTTTTAAATTGAAAAACACAGGAATTTTAACACGCTACTAACCATACACAAACCGTTAGCAACAATTATGAAGAACTATAGTATTATAATAATTATTTTATTTTGGTTACAGACAAATGCACAAGGTGATCTTTCATCTAAACACTTTAAGTTCAAAGGCAAATTAGAAAAAAACACATTGTTGGAAACTTGTGGTAGTGAATACTCTAAAGAAATAGCAATAGTTTTAGAAATTACCATAACAAGTCCTGAAGATATTAAAAGATTTGGAGAAAAAATTTATGTCGCTCAAATTTGTTATGAAATACCGGGAGAAGGTGTTTTTAACGGCAAAGAACATGA
Proteins encoded in this region:
- a CDS encoding IS30 family transposase, which produces MEKKYKRLSLEERIIIETLLKENRTENYIGKQLNRNRSTITREVNLWVRNPTDIYKADLAHWYALETNKNKRTQDKINSYAKLKIFVYRSLLKGTSPELMAGQIKLLYPNDPIMSISYESIYKHIYRSRQSTLGKKLIKLLPYHHHKRRDKRKFGKKRTRIKDQVSIDLRPIEIEKRLEAGHLEGDLMIGVGHKSAIGTIVDRKTRYVIIVPISNRKSKTVTHEFAKLLNKHPQYLRKTMTYDNGMEMANHKWLSEKTGMDIYFAHPYSSWERGTNKNTNGLIRRFLPKGTDFNTITTEELKRIENNLNNRPRKVLGFKTPNEMRNQEINKISNTQA
- a CDS encoding immunity protein Imm33 domain-containing protein — protein: MNIERKELIELCDKFLNREITKSELEFYAFNAIMSDEFDWDDDDNVISETIFDWDNEIINFPINEVNMKLWKKRLETNVDELLEHNNWNVHIEKQKDICEKYKSKWKPISRNLKVGISENLNLEKLNGLRHKTEKGKVCWYIWSGDYSENDDFFKPICAEHLLQRNPKIIKYLGLDDGFRFLITESGYEDVWFDENLLKS
- a CDS encoding nucleotidyltransferase family protein produces the protein MNLIESHIKDILNLCKSHKVKSLYAFGSVLTDKFNSESDVDLIVDFQQLDVLDYGDNYYDLKFSLENIFKRSVDLLEEKAIKNPFFRKTINQKKQLIYGQ
- a CDS encoding HepT-like ribonuclease domain-containing protein, which encodes MDNNIKTWLYDILSSINEIESYYIDTPKIFEGYQNDLRTKRAVERNIEIIGEAMNRILKLDSEIVISNSRKIVDVRNRIIHGYDSVSDDVIWGIVIRNLPVLQKEVEELLGE
- a CDS encoding DUF4288 domain-containing protein, whose product is MKEIEKISNEKGNWFIVEIIEKREPVERKKDNDLRRVVTWGNFHLIKAENPKLAYEKAVKIGKDAEIKFTNSDNIEMEYTFVGIADLIPIYDDNIEDGCEIMWTDYGSISNQKAEKFARTEKEILANIKLKNK
- a CDS encoding helix-turn-helix domain-containing protein, which gives rise to METPENQPVRRRNGKQVSFEYKLSVIQQINNGQISLNYASKKYAISKSTIEYWMKKLTNYEQTNKSISKDDEIRLLKNKIEDLEGIKAFQQEVIIEFESVTGEELSKKYLPDWLANEIQKKKKKLLK
- a CDS encoding IS3 family transposase; the encoded protein is MVSKRNSEKEEKAFKIKWIYESIGISKQAYYQRIESYKIKEIRNNIVIDLVLEIRERMPGTGTRKLLDHLKEKFVQHNIKMGRDALFDLLRVRGLFIKRTKRFHITTDSKHYFYKSPNLLYNLAITHAEQVFVADITYVKTDAGHAYLALVTDAYSRKIMGWSLENNMRVEMVKNALNMAYKNCIFNHKNIIHHSDRGIQYCCPDHSEFAENKGFILSTTQKYDPYENAIAERINGILKYEFGLKKTIKSIQIAKAMTKEAVEIYNNERTHWSLDLKTPQSVHLQYNKQKNKSYKKTKKIAI